A genomic window from Streptomyces sp. NBC_01429 includes:
- a CDS encoding NAD-binding protein, with protein sequence MVVCGDDTLAHRLADELCDVYGERVVLVVPPVRASRLPPTPVAGLGRATAFFGRMSAAMARTAATLPEADPQDPGRRTGPLLLESAELDEGVLVEAGVADAAALALVHDDDETNIRAALAARRLNPQLRLVIRLYNRKLGQHLEALLDQAAAVAVPGLDTAALDATTTVLSDADTAAPALAATAVAGTSKVIRADGLLLRAVERNPPGPGEVADPGLCTLALLSSTTNDPAGEEGSDSSGQDGPALLPDDASAAAATGRGTVVLEAVSHAGPDLSPRSLSGRGAPLASLFSRRLRWSIAGVLAAVLALAVTSWLVTDDRLLAATYHTLLDLFAIGDPAVGETADRQILQLLSMVTGLLLLPVVLAAVLEALGTFRTASSLRRPPRGLSGHVVLLGLGKIGTRVLVRLRELEIPVVCVEEDPEARGIALARGLRVPVVLGDVTQEGVLEAAKIQRAHALLALTSADTTNLEAALYARSVAPGLRVALRLYDDDFATAVYRTLRAAHPGALTRSRSVSTLAAPAFAIAMMGRQILGAIPVERRVLLVAAIDVAGHPRLEGRTVGEVFRPGAWRIIAMDSAAPGDRLADLSDARPDAEGPRPPGLVWDLDPGYVLHARDRVVVAATRRGLAELLGRQSGATPRRTPGSAAP encoded by the coding sequence ATGGTCGTCTGCGGCGACGACACCCTCGCCCACCGGCTCGCGGACGAGCTGTGCGACGTCTACGGCGAGCGGGTCGTGCTGGTCGTGCCGCCCGTACGCGCCTCCCGGCTCCCGCCCACCCCGGTCGCCGGACTGGGCAGGGCCACGGCCTTCTTCGGACGGATGTCGGCGGCCATGGCCCGCACGGCGGCCACGCTCCCTGAAGCCGACCCGCAGGACCCCGGGAGACGGACCGGACCGCTCCTCCTGGAGTCCGCCGAACTCGACGAGGGCGTCCTCGTCGAAGCCGGCGTGGCGGACGCCGCCGCGCTCGCCCTCGTCCATGACGACGACGAGACCAACATCAGGGCCGCGCTCGCGGCCCGCCGGCTCAACCCCCAACTCCGCCTGGTCATCCGGCTCTACAACCGCAAGCTCGGTCAGCACCTGGAAGCCCTCCTCGACCAGGCGGCGGCCGTCGCCGTACCCGGTCTGGACACCGCCGCCCTCGACGCCACCACCACCGTCCTCTCGGACGCCGACACGGCGGCCCCCGCGCTGGCCGCCACCGCCGTCGCCGGCACCAGCAAGGTGATCAGGGCCGACGGCCTGCTGCTGCGCGCCGTGGAACGCAACCCGCCCGGCCCCGGCGAGGTGGCCGATCCCGGGCTCTGCACCCTCGCACTGCTCTCCTCCACCACCAACGACCCCGCGGGCGAAGAGGGTTCGGACAGCAGCGGGCAGGACGGCCCGGCGCTGCTGCCCGACGACGCGAGCGCCGCCGCCGCCACCGGGCGCGGCACGGTCGTCCTGGAGGCCGTGTCGCACGCGGGCCCCGATCTGTCGCCGCGCTCGCTCTCCGGCCGGGGCGCGCCGCTCGCCTCGCTGTTCTCGCGGCGGCTGCGCTGGTCCATCGCCGGCGTCCTCGCCGCCGTGCTCGCGCTCGCCGTCACCTCCTGGCTGGTCACCGACGACCGCTTGCTGGCCGCGACCTACCACACGCTGCTCGATCTCTTCGCGATCGGGGACCCCGCCGTCGGCGAGACCGCCGACCGGCAGATCCTGCAACTCCTCTCCATGGTCACCGGACTGCTGCTGCTCCCGGTCGTGCTGGCCGCCGTCCTGGAGGCGCTGGGAACCTTCCGTACGGCCTCCTCGCTGCGCCGGCCGCCGCGCGGGCTCTCCGGCCACGTCGTCCTGCTCGGACTGGGCAAGATCGGCACCCGGGTGCTGGTACGGCTGCGCGAACTCGAAATCCCCGTGGTCTGCGTGGAGGAGGACCCCGAGGCGCGCGGCATCGCGCTGGCCCGCGGCCTGCGCGTCCCCGTCGTCCTGGGCGATGTCACCCAGGAAGGCGTGCTGGAGGCGGCCAAGATCCAGCGGGCACACGCCCTGCTCGCCCTCACCAGCGCCGACACGACCAACCTGGAGGCCGCGCTGTACGCCCGCTCCGTCGCGCCCGGGCTGCGGGTGGCGCTGCGGCTGTACGACGACGACTTCGCGACCGCCGTCTACCGCACCCTGCGCGCCGCCCACCCCGGGGCGCTCACCCGCAGCCGCAGCGTCTCCACCCTCGCCGCCCCGGCCTTCGCGATCGCCATGATGGGCCGCCAGATCCTCGGCGCCATTCCGGTCGAGCGCCGGGTGCTGCTGGTCGCCGCCATCGACGTGGCGGGCCATCCGCGCCTGGAGGGCCGTACGGTCGGCGAGGTGTTCCGGCCGGGCGCCTGGCGGATCATCGCGATGGACTCCGCCGCCCCCGGGGACCGGCTGGCCGATCTGTCGGACGCCCGCCCCGACGCCGAGGGACCGCGGCCTCCCGGGCTCGTCTGGGACCTGGACCCCGGCTATGTGCTGCACGCGCGGGACCGGGTCGTGGTCGCGGCCACCCGCCGGGGCCTGGCCGAGCTGCTCGGCCGGCAGTCCGGCGCCACGCCCCGGCGGACGCCGGGCTCCGCCGCGCCGTGA
- a CDS encoding pectinesterase family protein: MLTAAGTTSTAVAAGVPAPAAKAVAATTRTVAADGSAQYRTVQAAIDASAAGDTVSIAKGTYREVINVPTSRTGLTIKGDTGNAEDIVITYDNAAGTRKPDGTTYGTRGSATATFAANSLTVTGVTVQNTWLRSEHPDITDTQAVAVTAQGDRQIFRNDRFIGHQDTVLNWSPSATGQYRQYFRNSFISGDVDFIFGDATAVYDRVNITLRDRGAAAGGNNGYLAAPNTNSAKKYGILITGSTISSPAAANTFSLGRPWHPTADAVGQLVIRDTALPAAVRVAAPWTDFGTFPWKSARFHEYANTGPGATVNANRPQLTAAQAGEYTAAAYLSGTDGWNPVG, translated from the coding sequence GTGCTGACCGCCGCCGGTACGACGAGCACGGCTGTCGCCGCCGGTGTCCCCGCCCCCGCCGCGAAGGCGGTCGCGGCCACCACCCGCACCGTCGCCGCCGACGGCTCCGCCCAGTACCGCACCGTGCAGGCCGCGATCGACGCCTCCGCCGCCGGTGACACGGTCTCGATCGCCAAGGGCACGTACCGGGAGGTCATCAACGTCCCGACGAGCAGGACGGGGCTGACGATCAAGGGCGACACCGGAAACGCCGAGGACATCGTGATCACGTACGACAACGCGGCGGGCACCAGGAAGCCCGACGGCACCACGTACGGCACCCGGGGCAGCGCCACCGCCACCTTCGCGGCCAACAGCCTCACCGTCACCGGGGTCACCGTCCAGAACACCTGGCTGCGCTCCGAGCACCCGGACATCACCGACACCCAGGCGGTGGCGGTCACCGCGCAGGGCGACCGCCAGATCTTCCGCAACGACCGGTTCATCGGCCATCAGGACACGGTCCTCAACTGGTCGCCGTCCGCGACCGGCCAGTACCGCCAGTACTTCCGCAACTCCTTCATCAGCGGTGACGTCGACTTCATCTTCGGCGACGCCACCGCCGTCTACGACCGGGTCAACATCACGCTGCGCGACCGGGGCGCGGCGGCGGGCGGCAACAACGGCTACCTCGCCGCTCCGAACACCAACTCCGCCAAGAAGTACGGGATCCTCATCACCGGCTCCACCATCTCCAGCCCGGCGGCGGCCAACACGTTCTCCCTCGGCCGTCCCTGGCACCCCACCGCCGACGCCGTCGGCCAGCTGGTGATCCGTGACACCGCGCTGCCCGCGGCGGTACGGGTCGCCGCTCCGTGGACCGACTTCGGCACCTTCCCGTGGAAGTCGGCGCGGTTCCACGAGTACGCGAACACCGGGCCCGGCGCGACCGTCAACGCCAACCGTCCGCAGCTCACGGCCGCCCAGGCGGGCGAGTACACCGCCGCCGCGTATCTGTCCGGTACCGACGGCTGGAACCCGGTGGGCTGA
- the modA gene encoding molybdate ABC transporter substrate-binding protein, translating into MPSAPALGPTRRRAAATLLTAALLIPLAACGGNDDGEKDSGAKTGASASGDVPAAKLTVLAAASLTDVFKTAGAAYEKEHPGTKLAFSFAGSQELAAQVKQGAPADALVTADTKTMDGLKSDTGTPKVIAKNRLVIATGEGNPQKIESLKDLADTKVKVVLAASEVPVGRYSAQVLDAQNIKVKPVSQEPSVRAVLSKVELGEADAGIVYKTDAATATDKVDAIEIPDAQNAIADYPAATLKTSKNSEAAAAFVTWLSGAEAQKILRAAGFQQP; encoded by the coding sequence ATGCCTTCCGCTCCTGCCCTCGGCCCCACCCGTCGCCGCGCCGCCGCCACGCTGCTCACCGCCGCCCTGCTGATACCGCTGGCCGCCTGTGGCGGGAACGACGACGGCGAGAAGGACTCCGGCGCCAAAACCGGCGCGTCCGCGAGCGGGGACGTTCCCGCGGCCAAGCTGACCGTGCTGGCCGCCGCGTCGCTGACCGATGTGTTCAAGACGGCGGGCGCCGCGTACGAGAAGGAGCACCCGGGCACGAAGCTGGCGTTCTCCTTCGCCGGTTCGCAGGAACTGGCCGCCCAGGTCAAGCAGGGCGCCCCGGCCGACGCGCTGGTCACCGCCGACACCAAGACCATGGACGGGCTGAAGTCCGACACCGGCACCCCGAAGGTCATCGCCAAGAACCGGCTGGTGATCGCCACAGGTGAGGGCAACCCGCAGAAGATCGAGAGCCTCAAGGACCTCGCCGACACCAAGGTGAAGGTGGTCCTGGCCGCCTCCGAGGTGCCCGTCGGCCGCTACAGCGCGCAGGTGCTGGACGCCCAGAACATCAAGGTGAAGCCGGTCTCCCAGGAGCCGAGCGTGCGCGCCGTGCTCAGCAAGGTCGAACTGGGCGAGGCGGACGCCGGCATCGTCTACAAGACCGACGCCGCCACCGCGACCGACAAGGTCGACGCCATCGAGATCCCGGACGCGCAGAACGCCATCGCCGACTATCCGGCCGCCACCCTCAAGACGTCCAAGAACAGCGAGGCCGCCGCCGCGTTCGTCACCTGGCTCAGCGGAGCCGAGGCGCAGAAGATCCTCCGGGCCGCCGGATTCCAGCAGCCGTAG
- a CDS encoding TOBE domain-containing protein, producing the protein MQSYTIGQAARLLGVSPDTARRWADAGRVETHRDESGRRLIDGRALAAFSVEVAQTGGTGEDDVSYTSARNAFPGIVTAVKLGDVAAQVEIQAGPHRMVSLLTREAVEELGLEVGMRATARVKSTNVHIDLT; encoded by the coding sequence ATGCAGTCCTACACGATCGGTCAGGCCGCCCGGCTCCTCGGGGTGAGTCCGGACACCGCGCGCCGCTGGGCCGACGCCGGACGCGTCGAGACCCATCGGGACGAGAGCGGGCGCCGGCTCATCGACGGCCGGGCGCTCGCGGCCTTCTCCGTCGAGGTCGCGCAGACCGGAGGTACGGGCGAGGACGACGTCTCGTACACCTCGGCACGCAACGCGTTCCCCGGCATCGTGACCGCCGTCAAGCTCGGTGATGTCGCGGCCCAGGTGGAGATCCAGGCGGGACCGCACCGGATGGTCTCGCTGCTCACCCGGGAGGCCGTGGAGGAACTGGGCCTGGAGGTCGGCATGCGGGCCACCGCCCGGGTGAAGTCCACCAATGTGCACATCGACCTGACGTGA
- a CDS encoding ATP-dependent DNA ligase — MLLAPLAHVSGEVAGTSARSRKISLLAGVFRTAGPDDVPVVIPYLAGRLPQGRIGVGWNALKDPPPPAGRATLTVHRVDETFTALAAVAGPGAQGERRRLVQELLAAATEEEQRFLVGLISGEIRQGALDAVAVEALAETSGARPDAVRRAVMLAGSLRPVAERLLAEGPHVLEEFLLTVGRPVLPMLAQSATGVSDAIGRLGGCAVEEKLDGIRVQVHREGAAVRIFTRTLDDITERLPEVTAVALALNGDRFVLDGEVIALDPEGRPRPFQEVAGRVGSRGDVESAARAVPLSPVFFDVLAADGEDLLDLPCADRHTALAELVPESMRVRRIVVTDEGAPAAEAFLRDTLDRGHEGVVVKALDAPYSAGRRGAGWLKVKPVHTLDLVVLAAEWGHGRRTGRLSNLHLGARREDGSFVMLGKTFKGLTDATLAWQTERLRELAVRDDGFTVTVRPELVVEVAYDGLQRSSRYPAGVTLRFARVLRYRVDKRAADADTVDTVLAAHGRGAEGGGAEDGG; from the coding sequence ATGCTGTTGGCACCGCTCGCCCATGTATCGGGGGAAGTCGCCGGGACGTCCGCGCGGTCCCGGAAGATCTCCCTGCTGGCCGGAGTCTTCCGGACCGCGGGCCCCGACGACGTGCCCGTCGTCATCCCGTACCTGGCCGGACGGCTGCCCCAGGGCCGGATCGGGGTCGGCTGGAACGCGCTGAAGGACCCGCCCCCGCCGGCCGGCCGGGCGACGCTGACCGTGCACCGGGTGGACGAGACCTTCACCGCGCTCGCCGCGGTCGCCGGGCCGGGCGCCCAGGGTGAGCGCCGCCGGCTGGTCCAGGAGCTGCTGGCGGCGGCGACCGAGGAGGAGCAGCGGTTCCTCGTGGGGCTGATCTCGGGCGAGATCCGGCAGGGCGCGCTGGACGCCGTGGCCGTCGAGGCGCTCGCCGAGACGTCGGGGGCCAGGCCCGACGCGGTACGGCGGGCGGTGATGCTGGCGGGGTCGCTGCGGCCGGTGGCCGAGCGGCTGCTGGCCGAGGGTCCGCACGTGCTGGAGGAGTTCCTGCTCACCGTGGGCCGCCCCGTGCTGCCCATGCTCGCGCAGAGCGCCACGGGGGTTTCGGACGCGATCGGGCGGCTCGGGGGGTGCGCCGTCGAGGAGAAGCTCGACGGTATCCGGGTGCAGGTGCACCGGGAGGGCGCGGCGGTGCGGATCTTCACCCGCACGCTCGACGACATCACCGAGCGGCTGCCCGAGGTGACGGCGGTGGCGCTGGCGCTGAACGGCGACCGCTTCGTGCTGGACGGCGAGGTCATCGCGCTGGACCCGGAGGGCAGGCCGCGCCCCTTCCAGGAGGTCGCGGGCCGGGTCGGTTCGCGCGGCGACGTGGAGTCGGCGGCGCGGGCGGTGCCGCTGTCACCGGTCTTCTTCGACGTGCTCGCGGCCGACGGTGAGGATCTGCTCGACCTGCCCTGCGCGGACCGGCACACGGCGCTGGCTGAGCTGGTGCCCGAGTCGATGCGGGTCCGCCGGATCGTGGTCACGGACGAGGGCGCCCCGGCCGCCGAGGCGTTCCTGCGGGACACGCTGGACCGGGGCCACGAGGGGGTGGTCGTCAAGGCGCTCGACGCCCCGTACAGCGCGGGCCGGCGCGGCGCGGGGTGGCTGAAGGTCAAGCCGGTGCACACCCTGGATCTGGTGGTGCTGGCGGCCGAGTGGGGGCACGGCCGGCGCACCGGCAGGCTCTCGAACCTGCATCTCGGCGCGCGGCGGGAGGACGGTTCGTTCGTGATGCTCGGCAAGACCTTCAAGGGGCTGACGGACGCGACGCTGGCCTGGCAGACGGAGCGGCTGCGGGAGCTGGCGGTACGGGACGACGGGTTCACCGTGACCGTACGGCCCGAGCTGGTCGTCGAGGTCGCCTACGACGGTCTCCAGCGCTCCTCCCGCTACCCGGCGGGGGTGACCCTGCGCTTCGCGCGGGTGCTGCGCTACCGGGTGGACAAGCGGGCGGCGGACGCGGACACGGTGGACACCGTGCTGGCGGCGCATGGCAGGGGCGCGGAGGGCGGCGGGGCCGAGGACGGAGGCTGA
- a CDS encoding ABC transporter permease, which translates to MRRLRTRTGRPGVPVALAVPALLAIAFLLLPLLGILARTSWADLGTHLTSPEVVQALKLSLLVSFWALGLSLVLGVPLAWLLARVPFPGKSLVRTLVLLPMVLPPTVGGVALLLGFGRRGLLGPWLEDTFGITLPFHTSGAVIAATFVAMPFLIISLEGALAGLRPAYEETAASLGASPFRVFRTVTLPMVAPGLAAGAALTWARALGEFGATITFAGNLPGTTQTLPLQVYLLLQDSPEAATSVSLLLLAIAMAVLIALRGRWTGGTADRRADRGPVAEDTDPDAGAGTADPAKPAGSTRKPAGSAEPTGPPVPTGPPEPVERWPLHAEVTGFNRLTLEAEPGTTIAVVGPNGAGKTTLLRALLGLTPRAHAALRLGGLDVTSLPPHRRRVAWVPQNGALFPHLTALANTAYGLRAHGVPRAEARRAAQEWLDRLGVGHLAHRRPHQVSGGQAQRVALARALAARPRLLLLDEPLAALDQTTRAHVRHTLRAHLDRFGGVCLIVTHDPVEAVSLADRVLVLDDGQVVQDAPPADVTRNPRSPWVARMLGRNAWPGTFGPGGLGLAGGGRLIVAEPLAEGTAALAVIAPEAVSVHRERPGGSPRNVWPGTVREITALGSRLRVLIASDEAPDLVAEITPEAAAELRLADGVSVWTGVKATEVTVVAL; encoded by the coding sequence ATGAGACGCCTCCGTACCCGTACCGGCAGGCCCGGTGTCCCCGTCGCCCTGGCGGTGCCCGCGCTGCTCGCGATCGCGTTCCTGCTGCTGCCCCTGCTCGGCATCCTCGCCCGCACCTCCTGGGCCGACCTCGGTACGCATCTGACCAGCCCGGAGGTCGTCCAGGCGCTGAAGCTGTCGCTCCTCGTCTCGTTCTGGGCGCTCGGACTCTCGCTGGTGCTCGGGGTGCCGCTGGCCTGGCTGCTGGCCCGGGTCCCGTTCCCCGGTAAGTCGCTCGTCCGCACCCTCGTCCTGCTGCCCATGGTGCTGCCGCCCACCGTGGGCGGCGTCGCGCTGCTGCTCGGCTTCGGCCGCCGGGGGCTGCTGGGCCCCTGGCTGGAGGACACCTTCGGGATCACCCTGCCGTTCCACACCTCGGGCGCCGTGATCGCCGCGACCTTCGTCGCGATGCCCTTCCTGATCATCAGCCTCGAAGGCGCCCTGGCCGGACTGCGGCCCGCCTACGAGGAGACCGCCGCCTCGCTGGGCGCCTCGCCCTTCCGGGTGTTCCGCACCGTCACCCTGCCCATGGTCGCCCCCGGTCTCGCCGCCGGCGCCGCGCTGACCTGGGCGCGGGCACTCGGCGAGTTCGGGGCCACCATCACCTTCGCCGGGAACCTCCCCGGCACCACCCAGACCCTGCCGCTCCAGGTCTATCTGCTGCTCCAGGACTCACCGGAGGCCGCGACCTCCGTCTCGCTGCTGCTCCTCGCGATCGCCATGGCCGTGCTGATCGCCCTGCGCGGACGCTGGACCGGCGGAACGGCGGACCGCCGGGCGGACCGGGGCCCCGTAGCCGAGGACACCGACCCGGACGCGGGCGCCGGGACCGCCGACCCCGCGAAGCCGGCCGGGTCCACGCGGAAGCCCGCCGGGTCCGCGGAGCCCACCGGGCCGCCCGTGCCCACCGGGCCGCCGGAGCCCGTCGAGCGCTGGCCCCTGCACGCCGAGGTCACCGGCTTCAACCGGCTCACCCTGGAGGCCGAACCCGGTACCACCATCGCCGTCGTCGGCCCCAACGGCGCCGGGAAGACCACCCTGCTGCGCGCCCTCCTCGGCCTGACTCCGCGCGCCCACGCCGCGCTGCGCCTCGGCGGCCTCGACGTCACCTCCCTGCCGCCGCACCGCCGCCGCGTCGCCTGGGTCCCGCAGAACGGGGCCCTCTTCCCCCATCTGACCGCCCTTGCCAACACGGCGTACGGGCTGCGCGCCCACGGCGTCCCGCGCGCCGAGGCCCGCCGCGCCGCGCAGGAGTGGCTCGACCGGCTCGGCGTCGGCCATCTCGCCCACCGCAGACCGCACCAGGTCTCGGGCGGCCAGGCGCAGCGCGTCGCCCTGGCCCGCGCGCTCGCCGCCCGGCCCCGGCTGCTGCTCCTGGACGAACCCCTCGCCGCCCTCGACCAGACCACCCGCGCCCACGTACGGCACACCCTGCGCGCCCACCTCGACCGCTTCGGCGGGGTCTGCCTGATCGTCACCCACGATCCGGTCGAGGCCGTCTCGCTGGCCGACCGGGTCCTCGTACTCGACGACGGACAGGTCGTCCAGGACGCCCCGCCCGCCGACGTGACCCGTAACCCGCGCTCCCCGTGGGTGGCGCGCATGCTGGGCCGCAACGCCTGGCCCGGCACCTTCGGACCCGGCGGCCTCGGCCTCGCCGGGGGCGGCCGGCTGATCGTCGCCGAGCCCCTGGCCGAGGGCACGGCCGCGCTGGCGGTCATCGCCCCCGAGGCCGTGTCCGTACACCGGGAGCGGCCCGGCGGCAGCCCCCGCAACGTCTGGCCCGGAACGGTACGGGAGATCACCGCCCTGGGCAGCAGGCTGCGCGTCCTGATCGCCTCGGACGAGGCCCCCGACCTCGTCGCCGAGATCACCCCCGAGGCCGCCGCCGAACTCCGGCTGGCCGACGGCGTGTCCGTCTGGACCGGCGTCAAGGCCACCGAGGTCACCGTCGTCGCCCTCTGA
- a CDS encoding phosphatidylinositol-specific phospholipase C domain-containing protein: protein MAKLLRAALAAGAVTALALTATPANAADPGGLPFPAATGVGVHNSYEKATFPYFADALDSGAGMLEIDVWTNVFGASWRVSHSNPVGNDNNCANATNTAQLRTNAKNRDLAGCLSDIKVWHDANPGHRPIVLKLEMKDGFLGTSGRGPAALDALLGSKLGDALYRPADLVGGHSDLDTAVRAGAWPTRSQLAGKFIVELIPGTVEESNPLDTLWTDREYAMYLRDLKAAGRLGEAAAFPAVHNAAAGDPRTRYTDAGIRPWFVFFDGDASAYAAAGFDTSWYAQRNYYLLMTDAHNVAPAIDGTNPTEQQARDRLDLLAGRNASLISADWRALTTVLATVVPRGAAG, encoded by the coding sequence ATGGCAAAGCTTCTTCGCGCCGCGCTGGCGGCCGGCGCGGTCACCGCGCTCGCCCTCACGGCCACTCCGGCGAACGCCGCCGACCCCGGCGGGCTGCCGTTCCCGGCGGCCACCGGGGTCGGCGTCCACAACTCGTACGAGAAGGCCACCTTCCCGTACTTCGCCGATGCCCTGGACTCCGGTGCGGGAATGCTCGAAATCGACGTCTGGACCAATGTCTTCGGCGCGTCCTGGCGGGTCTCGCACTCCAACCCGGTCGGCAACGACAACAACTGCGCGAACGCCACCAACACCGCGCAGCTGCGCACCAACGCCAAGAACCGGGACCTGGCCGGCTGCCTCTCCGACATCAAGGTCTGGCACGACGCCAACCCGGGCCACCGGCCCATCGTCCTCAAGCTGGAGATGAAGGACGGCTTCCTGGGCACGTCGGGCCGCGGCCCCGCCGCCCTCGACGCGCTGCTGGGGAGCAAGCTCGGCGACGCGCTCTACCGCCCCGCCGACCTGGTGGGCGGCCACAGCGACCTCGACACGGCGGTCCGGGCGGGCGCCTGGCCCACCCGCTCCCAGCTCGCCGGCAAGTTCATCGTCGAACTCATCCCCGGCACGGTGGAGGAGTCCAATCCGCTCGACACCCTGTGGACCGACCGTGAGTACGCGATGTACCTGCGCGACCTCAAGGCGGCCGGCCGGCTGGGCGAGGCCGCGGCCTTCCCGGCCGTCCACAACGCCGCCGCCGGCGACCCCCGCACCCGGTACACGGACGCGGGGATCAGACCGTGGTTCGTCTTCTTCGACGGTGACGCCTCCGCCTACGCCGCCGCCGGGTTCGACACCTCCTGGTACGCCCAGCGCAACTACTACCTGCTGATGACCGACGCGCACAACGTCGCGCCCGCCATCGACGGCACCAACCCCACCGAGCAGCAGGCCCGTGACCGGCTGGACCTGCTGGCCGGGAGGAACGCGAGTCTGATCTCGGCGGACTGGCGGGCGCTGACGACCGTGCTCGCCACGGTCGTGCCGCGCGGCGCCGCCGGGTAA